In Microcoleus sp. FACHB-831, the genomic window CCGATGTACTCAATATTGCCGTCTGGCAAGTAACGAGCCAGATCGCCAGTCTTGTACAGGCGGGCATCTAGCTCGTTACTAAAGGGGTTAGTAATAAACCGTTCGGCAGTTAGTTCGGGTCGATTGAGGTAGCCCCTGGCTAACCCTGCGCCACCAATGTACAGCTCTCCAGGAACGCCGACCAGAACCGTTTGCATTTGCTCATTCAGAAGATATACTTCTGTGTTTGCAATGGGGCGACCGATGCACCTTGAGCTATTACCATCAACTTGACAGATAGTTGACCAGATAGTGGTTTCTGTAGGACCGTACAGGTTCCACAGAGAAGCACACTTCTTTAGTAGCTGATTTGCAAGTTCATGAGGCAGGGCTTCACCACCACATAATATCTTCAGTTGCTTGCTCCCCTGCCACCCTGCTCTTAGAAGTAGTTGCCAGCTAGCTGGCGTTGCTTGCATCACTGTAGCGCCAGATGCGAGCAGCATACTAGACAACTGCAACCCGTCAGACGCCACTTCACGGCTAGTTATTACCACACGCGCACCTACAGCCAAAGGCAGGAAAAGTTCGAGTGCTGCAATGTCAAAGGTAATAGTAGTTACGGCGAGAAGTATATCTTCCTCCGTCAGTCCTGGAGAAAGACGCATGGAATTTAAGAAATTGACCACAGCGCGGTGCGAAATTTGAACCCCCTTCGGCTTCCCTGTCGAGCCTGAGGTATAGATAGCATAGGCTAGGTTGTCAGGTGTTACTTCGCTAGTGGGGTTTTCCTTGTTTTGTTGAGCAATGAGTTCCCACTCTGTATCAAGATAAATGACACGCGCCTGGTGTTTGGGAAGAGATTCGGCTAGATGCTTCTGGGTAAGCAGAAGGGACACTTGCGCGTCCTCTAGCACGAAGGCCAAGCGCTCTAAAGGAAAAGCCGGATCTAGCGGGACGTATGCACCACCAGCTTTGAGTATGCCCAGCAGCCCTATCAGCATCTCCAAGGAGCGCTCCAAGCAAATTCCCACCAGCACCTCTGGTCCCACGCCAAGAGACTGCAAGTGGTGCGCCAGCTGATTCGCACGACAGTTCAGTTCGTGGTAAGTTAGTTGCTTGTCTTCAAAAACCGCTGCAATGGCATCAGGCGTTAATAAAGATGCTATTAACGAGGCTCGCTCTACCTGTAACTCAAACAGTTCGTGGATGCACTGGTTTTTATTAACAGTTTGTATGGATAAATTACTCATTTATTCTGCTGGGTTATCCAGTATTTACGTCAACGCCAATATAAATAAAGCCTCATCTATATAGATAGAGGATCTAATACTCTGAACTGTTTATAGTGTTCCCGCTTAAAGTAGAAAACTAACAGATAGAAGCACAGCTATTGAGAGCAATTTTTTTATTTAAGTTACAAATGAGTGGATAAAACAGGCTTCTGTTGATTTCTGGGCTGGAGCGGAATCTTAATCACAAACTCTGCACCTTGCCCTGGTGCTGAAATACACGTCAGCTCACCACCATGTTTATCCACTACAATCTGGTAGGTGATCGCTAACCCCATACCAGTGCCTTTTCCCACAGGTTTTGTGGTAAAGAAGGGGTCAAAAATCTTTTGGCGTACTTCCTCTTTCATCCCAGAACCATTGTCTGCAATCCGAATCTCCACCTGATTGTCGTCCAAAACGCAAGTGTGAATCCGAATATAAGGCGAAAAGCTGATATCTCTCGCTCTGTGCCGCTTACTTGCGTCTTCCAATACATCAATTGCATTAGCTAGCATATTCATAAAGGCTTGGTTCAGCTGTCCTGCATAGCACGCCACCAATGGCAGCGAACCATACTCTTTGATAACCTTAATCTCCGCCTGGTCGGGCTTAACTTTCAGGCGATTGTGCAAGAGCAACAAAGCGCTATCAATGCCTTCATGAATATCTACTTGCTTCATTTCTGCCTCATCTAAGCGAGAGAAGTTCCGCAGTGACAAGACAATCTGACGGATACGCTCAGTTCCTATGCTCATTGAATCCAACATTTTGGGAAGGTCGGAAATCAAGAAGTCCAACTCGATATTCTCGGCCTCAGCTTGAATTTTTGGCGTTGAGTTGGGGAATTCTTGCTGGTAAAGTCGCAGCAAGTTCAGCAAATCTTGGAAATATTCCTGGGTATGGATAAGATTGCCATAGATAAAATTAACAGGATTGTTAATTTCGTGAGCGACACCCGCAACAAGCTGCCCCAGACTGGACATTTTTTCTGTTTGAATCAGTTGAGTCTGAGTTTGCTTAAGTTCGAGCAGGGCTTTTTCCAGCTCAGTCGCTTGTTGTTTCAGCAGACTATTTTTTTCTTTTAATTCTAATGTCCGCTCTTCTACTTTTCTTTCGAGATTTCTGCTGTAGTTCTCTAATTGCTCCTTAGCTTCTTGCAGGTTTTCAGTAGTAACTTCTAAATTTGCATAAAGTAAAGCATTTTTTAAAGAAATGGCAAGTTGTGAAGAAAGAACTTTCAAAAGTTCCACCCGCTCTACTGTAAAGGCGCCAGAAAGCAAATTATTTTCTAAATAAAGAATTCCGATAAGGTTGCCTTGATTCACAATCGTTATGCATAGAATAGATTTTGGTTGTAATTTTACAATATAAGGATCTTTAGCAAAGATTCCTCCATAAGTTGGATTATTTAAAAGTACATTTTCTTGAGTTCTAGCTACATAATTTATTAAAGACAAAGGCAGGGTAGGTTTAGATCTGTATGTCTCTATAATTTCAATTGGTGTCGAAGAATACAGAACAACCTCATATGGTTCTACAGTACCAATGGCTTCTATCAGTAACTGCCCATTCTTCTCTAAAATAAGACAGCTGGTGGTTGCTCCAGCATTTTCCATAACAATTTTCAGTAATTTATCTAGCAACTTGCCTATAACGATTTCACCAGCAAGTGCTTGCGAAGCTTTCACAATTGTCGTCAAGTCCAGAATTTCTGCATTCCCACCACTCGTGGAGGAATTCGTACTCGTAGTTATACTTAAAGTTGTTGTCTGTCTAGAGATTTGGGAAAGTAACTGTGGATACATTAACTCCAAATCTATTACTTTAGCTGCCGCGCCCCAATTAGTATATCCATAATAAGAATCCGTTAGATAAAGCTGAGCAATTTTATCTCTACCGAGCGAGAAATAAAACTCAGCTGCCAACTCATTTGCTAGGGCTTCTTCTTGGATGTATCCCTCTTTTCTAGCACCTTGAATAGCGCGATCGTAATACTCCATCGCTTCTATTTTTTGTCCCAAAATCCGCGCTTTCTCTGCCTGCACCAGCTCATACTTATGTAAATAATTGGCAGGAGCATGCTCTGCCCATCGCTGCATTGTTAACTGATTCTCCTCGACTTGCTTCAGATATTTCCCTTGTTTGTTAATTTCTAGCTGGGGATATACAGCAATAAGAGCCAGAGAATAGTAGAAATTGTGTATAGCAAAAGTATTCCACCCCATCAAAGCTTCTGCGTGTTCGCCTGCCTTCTCGGCGTTAACAAGAGCCGGCTCGTAATTTTTAAATAGATAAAAGAGAATAGCCTTAGCTAAATATGTATTAAAAAGCAAAACGTGGTTATTTGATTGAATAAAAATTGGGAGCATTTCTAATTCGTTAAAACTTTCCCCAAGCAAACAAAATTTGTTTGTTGATTCGTTTTTTAAATTTATTATTAATTGCTTCCATATTTTTGTATAATTAATATGATATTCTACCTTTAAATTTAATAATAAATCCAGATACTGCCCTTGCTGCTGAACTACAGCTTCTAGGCGTTCCCCCATCAAAAATAAGTTGCTGCAATAGGCCATAACAGAATAGCCAACGAATTCTATATCTCCTGTTTCAAGTCCACTTTGAATCCCTTCTAGTAATGATGCCATGGTTTCCCTGAGATGCTCTTTCCAGGGTCTAATAAAAACGTTAAATAAGTCGTATACTTTACATTTAAGCTCTCTAACGTTAAATTTATCCAACATCTTTAAAGCCAATTGACCAGAGAGATATCCAGTATCTATGTCACCGAAACCTGCACACAGGAGCAAACCATACTGAGCATACACGTAAGCCGCTAGCGCTGAATGGCCGTGTTTGGTACAAAGATTGACCTGGGTGAGAATAATTCGTGGGAAAAGCTCGGGGTTAGCAATATAAGCGGGAGAAGCAAGATTCATTAAGATCCGTAATGCCGCCAGCTGATGGGGATCTGTGAGTACAGGAATATTTTCTAAGTCTTCAATCTGCGGCAATGCAACTAGCGAACTGCGATCGCTAAGTAAATTTGACACAGTGACACCTAGCCTATCCAATGCACCTAGTCCCGTATCGAGCGCTTGGCTCATTTTGTTTTGAGCCATATAAAACTGAATTTGTAACTCATATATCTTCACTCGATCGAGCAGATTGGTGGCTTGTTGCAAAAGGACTTCAGCTAAGGTAGCGGCTCGCTCAAAGTTCGTATTTAAATATTCTGCTTCCACCGTCTCTAGATAAAGAGAAAGCGTCAATTCATAGCAACTTTGCCAGCTATCTTCTGTAAGAAGGCGTAAACCAACCGTTAAATACGTGACGGCATGTTCATAAGCGGTCGCCATCTTTGCTTTTCGACCAGCCATCAAATTTAATTGAGCTAGCTTTTCTTTTTCCGAATGAGCGGTGATTAAATCCAGACCAATATTTAGATGGTTAACAATATCAAATATATTTTCTTCTGTCTGTTCTGTATTAGTATGTTTTAGAAGCAGTTGGCCAATTTTCAGGTGAATTGCTTTTTTATCATGTTCTGGAATGAGAGCATAAGCTGCTTGTTGAACTCTGTCATGTAAAAACCTGTACTCAACCCTTAACTGTTCGCGAGTCAAAGCAAGCGCTACCTCCGGTTCATCAACCTGAGCGATTTTGTAGGCATTACTCAGGGGCAGAATTAAATCTGATTGAAGCGCCTCCCAAAGTTCCCTGGCTGTAGTTGACAGAGATTTTTTATTGACAATAGCGAGAATGTCTAAATCAAATCTATTGCCAATACAGGCAGCAATTTTTAAAATATGCTGCGTACTTTCAGAAAGATTATGAATTTTACCGATCATCAAATCAACGACATTATCTGCAATGTCCCTACTTTGAAGAAGCTCTATGTCCCACTGCCAGCAACCACCAGTTATGTCGTAGGACAAAAGCTTTTCGTGGTAAAGAGATGCGAGCATCTGTGTCAAAAAGAAGGGATTGCCATCTGTTTTACTTAATAATAGTTCCGCCAGAGGTATAGCTTTTTCGTGTCCACAATGCAATGTATCAGTAAGCAAGTGGTTTACACAAGCAATATCTAAACTAGGTAAAGTAATAAGGCTTATTCTACTGCCACTTTTTTGAATCCCGTCCAATGTTACCAGAAACGAATGAATTGGGCTTACTTCATTATCTCGGTATGCCCCAATCACTAATAGACATTGGCTATCCATAGATGTCATTAGCAGCTGAAGCAACTTTAAAGAGGCTGAATCCGCCCATTGTAAATCATCTAAAAATAGAACGAGCGGATGTTCCTTTTGCGTAAAAATACCTATAAATTTTTGAAAAACTAAGTTAAACCGATTTTGAGATTCTGTAGGTTCTAATTGAAGTACAGGAGGTTGTTTACCGATGAGAAATTCTACTTCTGGAATTACATCAATAATGATCTGACCGTTGGAACCAAGAACATTTATTATTTTTTCTTTCCAAGTTTTTATTTTAGATTCGCTTTCTGTTAATAACTGCTGCACTAATTCTTGAAGAGCTTGAATCAGAGAAGCATAAGGAATATTACGCTTGAATTGCTCAAATTTTCCAGCAATAAAATAGCCTTTTTGCCGCACTATTGGTTTGTGAACTTCGTTAACCAATGCTGACTTGCCAATACCTGAATAACCAGCAATCAGAATTATTTCAACCGTACCTTTGCTAACGCGCTCAAACGCAGCCATCAACGTATCAATTTCGCTTTCACGACCATAAAGTTTTTGGGGAATTTGAAATTTTGCGGATACATCATGCTTACCTATAACGAAACTGTCAATTTTTCCATAAGTCTGCAACTGAGTTAAACAGTTGTGTAGATCCATTTTGATTCCGTAGGCGC contains:
- a CDS encoding ATP-binding sensor histidine kinase — its product is MTNIIGYEIIEKVYEDLKTVVYRGHSVEKQTVIIKILKSDYPTLKELNKLKHEYEIIKNLDLEGIVKAYKLEQYNNGLALVLEDFGGISLKGHINLGNLNLSSSIQLGIQICEILGELHQKSIIHKDIKPHNIIFNNNTGQVKITDFSIASLLSSENQTISSPNLLEGTLAYMSPEQTGRMNRVIDYRTDFYSLGVTLYEMLLGELPFLVTDPIELVHCHIAKQPLPLYKINPSIPKAVSNVVMKLLAKTAEDRYQSAYGIKMDLHNCLTQLQTYGKIDSFVIGKHDVSAKFQIPQKLYGRESEIDTLMAAFERVSKGTVEIILIAGYSGIGKSALVNEVHKPIVRQKGYFIAGKFEQFKRNIPYASLIQALQELVQQLLTESESKIKTWKEKIINVLGSNGQIIIDVIPEVEFLIGKQPPVLQLEPTESQNRFNLVFQKFIGIFTQKEHPLVLFLDDLQWADSASLKLLQLLMTSMDSQCLLVIGAYRDNEVSPIHSFLVTLDGIQKSGSRISLITLPSLDIACVNHLLTDTLHCGHEKAIPLAELLLSKTDGNPFFLTQMLASLYHEKLLSYDITGGCWQWDIELLQSRDIADNVVDLMIGKIHNLSESTQHILKIAACIGNRFDLDILAIVNKKSLSTTARELWEALQSDLILPLSNAYKIAQVDEPEVALALTREQLRVEYRFLHDRVQQAAYALIPEHDKKAIHLKIGQLLLKHTNTEQTEENIFDIVNHLNIGLDLITAHSEKEKLAQLNLMAGRKAKMATAYEHAVTYLTVGLRLLTEDSWQSCYELTLSLYLETVEAEYLNTNFERAATLAEVLLQQATNLLDRVKIYELQIQFYMAQNKMSQALDTGLGALDRLGVTVSNLLSDRSSLVALPQIEDLENIPVLTDPHQLAALRILMNLASPAYIANPELFPRIILTQVNLCTKHGHSALAAYVYAQYGLLLCAGFGDIDTGYLSGQLALKMLDKFNVRELKCKVYDLFNVFIRPWKEHLRETMASLLEGIQSGLETGDIEFVGYSVMAYCSNLFLMGERLEAVVQQQGQYLDLLLNLKVEYHINYTKIWKQLIINLKNESTNKFCLLGESFNELEMLPIFIQSNNHVLLFNTYLAKAILFYLFKNYEPALVNAEKAGEHAEALMGWNTFAIHNFYYSLALIAVYPQLEINKQGKYLKQVEENQLTMQRWAEHAPANYLHKYELVQAEKARILGQKIEAMEYYDRAIQGARKEGYIQEEALANELAAEFYFSLGRDKIAQLYLTDSYYGYTNWGAAAKVIDLELMYPQLLSQISRQTTTLSITTSTNSSTSGGNAEILDLTTIVKASQALAGEIVIGKLLDKLLKIVMENAGATTSCLILEKNGQLLIEAIGTVEPYEVVLYSSTPIEIIETYRSKPTLPLSLINYVARTQENVLLNNPTYGGIFAKDPYIVKLQPKSILCITIVNQGNLIGILYLENNLLSGAFTVERVELLKVLSSQLAISLKNALLYANLEVTTENLQEAKEQLENYSRNLERKVEERTLELKEKNSLLKQQATELEKALLELKQTQTQLIQTEKMSSLGQLVAGVAHEINNPVNFIYGNLIHTQEYFQDLLNLLRLYQQEFPNSTPKIQAEAENIELDFLISDLPKMLDSMSIGTERIRQIVLSLRNFSRLDEAEMKQVDIHEGIDSALLLLHNRLKVKPDQAEIKVIKEYGSLPLVACYAGQLNQAFMNMLANAIDVLEDASKRHRARDISFSPYIRIHTCVLDDNQVEIRIADNGSGMKEEVRQKIFDPFFTTKPVGKGTGMGLAITYQIVVDKHGGELTCISAPGQGAEFVIKIPLQPRNQQKPVLSTHL